Proteins encoded in a region of the Methanobrevibacter millerae genome:
- a CDS encoding transposase produces MSKKDIRKIIENNDENNDDFTGKILRLMKRNKRDKSSILARKLGKHCKRESTENLDKIKKTKKDYIYQMIKDLEIYQIFQNKPRIVIFLDNARAHLSDFAQDIAEALNIYLLYIPEYSPWFDPVESVWDIHKKYIIVIYLIFLINDFY; encoded by the coding sequence TTGTCAAAAAAAGATATAAGAAAAATTATTGAAAATAATGATGAAAATAACGATGATTTCACTGGAAAAATTTTAAGATTAATGAAAAGAAATAAACGAGATAAATCATCAATTCTTGCTAGAAAATTAGGAAAACATTGCAAAAGAGAATCAACTGAAAATCTCGATAAAATAAAGAAAACAAAAAAAGATTATATCTATCAGATGATAAAAGATTTAGAAATTTATCAAATTTTCCAAAATAAGCCACGTATTGTCATATTCTTGGACAATGCACGAGCACACCTCTCTGATTTTGCACAAGACATAGCAGAAGCATTGAATATATATCTATTATACATACCTGAATATTCTCCATGGTTTGATCCAGTCGAAAGTGTTTGGGACATCCACAAAAAATATATTATAGTTATTTACTTAATTTTTTTGATAAATGATTTTTATTGA
- a CDS encoding DUF2142 domain-containing protein, with product MIDYKDYLNNYKSLIILLISIIILNIIIFNEANFKSSFFIFTVIYTTISGIISLYYYEKTKNIEQTVFLIIILFGLLCVFLSPINSVSDEGEHFMRSEITSHGDFFPKYITQNNKNGFMSIDSLAHMPMDKTFLETDSWNSQPINTTPHLVNSAFEQNPFYVYLAQAIGINLAKLLNLNQISMLWAGRLFNLLLYASFTFIAIKKTPILKVPMAVVATFPLAIVQAASFSSDSFIFSFSFIVIAYLLYMYKAKEGSLTKKEIGIFTILVIILGFSKVTLGGFALLILIVPKSNFKNPKDKYLGFLSIFIILITLIIWAKFYAVGSISHSWRASLFTQKNVNANNQIKYLLSDINGLITFLKIGNQIPVQINALSKLYTNYDNFPLFNIIYALFFIVFSIFYQLEDKIKRNTRIITAFTLLIIIFGTYLVQYLTWAPVGAKDLIESGVVPRYFLPVFVLIPFIINYKNSKIKNSEILIITCIVIFLCSMFTFMAGIIY from the coding sequence ATGATAGACTATAAAGACTACTTAAATAACTATAAATCATTAATAATTTTATTAATATCAATTATTATTTTAAACATTATTATATTCAATGAAGCTAATTTTAAATCTTCATTTTTCATTTTTACTGTTATTTACACGACAATAAGTGGAATTATTTCATTATATTACTATGAAAAAACAAAAAATATAGAACAAACCGTATTTCTAATTATTATATTATTTGGATTATTGTGTGTATTCCTATCCCCGATTAACAGTGTATCTGATGAGGGAGAACATTTCATGAGATCTGAAATAACATCTCATGGAGATTTCTTTCCAAAATACATCACACAGAACAATAAAAATGGATTTATGAGTATTGATTCACTAGCCCATATGCCAATGGATAAAACATTCCTTGAAACTGATTCCTGGAATAGTCAACCAATAAATACGACTCCACATTTAGTTAACTCAGCATTTGAACAAAATCCATTTTATGTATATCTTGCACAGGCCATAGGAATTAATCTAGCAAAATTACTAAATTTAAATCAAATAAGTATGTTGTGGGCTGGAAGACTTTTTAATTTATTGCTATATGCTTCATTTACATTTATAGCTATTAAAAAAACTCCTATCCTAAAAGTACCAATGGCAGTTGTTGCAACATTTCCACTAGCAATAGTTCAAGCCGCATCATTCAGTAGTGATTCTTTTATATTTAGTTTTTCATTTATAGTAATAGCTTATCTTTTATACATGTATAAAGCAAAAGAAGGAAGTTTAACAAAAAAAGAAATTGGGATTTTCACGATTTTAGTTATTATTCTTGGATTTTCAAAAGTAACATTAGGTGGATTTGCATTATTAATACTGATTGTTCCAAAAAGTAATTTTAAAAATCCTAAAGACAAATATTTAGGATTTTTATCAATATTTATAATATTAATAACCTTAATTATTTGGGCTAAATTTTATGCTGTTGGAAGCATATCACATTCATGGAGAGCTTCTTTATTTACACAAAAAAATGTAAATGCCAATAATCAAATAAAATATTTATTATCAGATATAAATGGTTTAATTACTTTTTTAAAAATTGGAAATCAAATTCCAGTGCAAATTAATGCACTATCGAAACTTTATACAAACTATGATAATTTTCCATTGTTTAATATAATATACGCATTATTTTTCATCGTATTCTCCATATTTTATCAGTTGGAAGATAAAATTAAGAGAAATACACGTATAATAACTGCTTTCACCTTGTTAATCATTATTTTTGGAACATATCTGGTTCAATATTTAACTTGGGCTCCTGTCGGTGCTAAAGATTTAATTGAATCTGGAGTTGTTCCTAGATACTTTTTACCTGTATTTGTATTAATTCCATTTATTATAAACTATAAAAATTCAAAAATTAAAAATAGTGAAATTTTAATTATAACGTGCATTGTGATATTCTTATGTAGTATGTTTACATTTATGGCCGGAATAATATATTAA
- a CDS encoding acyltransferase, with translation MGNKIRYMYIDILKTVAIFAIIISHVCIIGRQAAILNIPFTHFQHIGKVGVPLFLMISGALLLNRNYPSIKEFICKKMLRIIPPYIFWMLIALMVIGFLNHVPFNYDGLIFYINNFFNLGVNWYFWMVIGVFLAIPIINEFIKNKKIEGAKYFSLIFIISSIIYQICILFNWTSFLDLSFFITPIGYVILGYYLANREYKLSSNALIIIGLIVFLSIFIIRLYQPIPYKILYLFMVNNTIHLDSFLDISLIGILESTSIFILIKAIDDSKKGFGKKIKGFFEINVVKKIILSISKSSYGMYLTHIYLVMIVFHYFDLLPLSGTKMALLIAILSIITIILAHISVLIVSKIPKLKILSGYS, from the coding sequence ATGGGCAATAAAATCAGATATATGTACATAGATATTTTAAAAACTGTCGCAATTTTTGCAATAATAATAAGTCATGTGTGCATTATTGGAAGACAAGCCGCAATTTTAAATATACCTTTTACTCACTTTCAACACATCGGAAAAGTTGGTGTCCCATTATTTTTAATGATATCTGGTGCATTACTTTTAAATAGAAATTATCCTTCGATTAAAGAATTTATTTGCAAAAAAATGTTAAGAATAATTCCACCATACATTTTTTGGATGTTAATTGCATTAATGGTTATTGGATTCCTAAATCACGTTCCTTTTAATTATGATGGGTTAATTTTTTATATAAACAATTTTTTTAATTTAGGAGTAAATTGGTACTTCTGGATGGTAATTGGAGTATTTTTAGCTATTCCTATTATAAATGAATTTATTAAAAATAAAAAAATTGAAGGGGCAAAATATTTTTCTTTAATATTTATAATATCATCAATCATATACCAAATATGCATTTTATTTAACTGGACTAGTTTTCTCGATTTAAGCTTCTTTATAACACCAATTGGATATGTAATTTTAGGTTACTATTTAGCAAATAGAGAATATAAACTTTCAAGTAATGCCTTAATTATAATTGGACTAATTGTATTTCTCTCAATATTTATTATAAGACTTTATCAGCCAATTCCATATAAAATTCTATATTTATTTATGGTGAATAATACAATTCATTTAGATTCATTTTTAGATATTAGTCTAATAGGTATACTTGAATCAACAAGCATATTTATTTTAATTAAAGCAATTGACGACAGTAAAAAAGGATTTGGAAAAAAAATAAAAGGATTTTTTGAAATTAATGTAGTTAAAAAAATAATACTAAGCATTAGTAAATCAAGTTATGGTATGTATTTAACGCATATATATTTAGTAATGATTGTTTTCCACTATTTTGACTTACTCCCATTATCCGGAACAAAAATGGCATTATTAATAGCTATTTTAAGTATAATTACTATTATTTTAGCACATATTTCAGTATTAATTGTATCAAAAATACCTAAACTTAAAATATTATCAGGATATTCATGA
- a CDS encoding Tex family protein, with product MINQTLEKELNLKNWQVKKVIKLIDEGNTIPFIARYRKDVTGSLNDEVLRKFDERLKYLRNLEEKKTKIIERIRSLDKLNEQLKNDILNAKTLVELEDLYRPYKSKKHTRATVAKEKGLEALANIILKQDTEKPILEIAKKYINPKKDVNTAEEAIEGAKDIIAEIISDNSLFRKKIRQNTFYTGKIECKVKNKDISSQYEDYYEYFEDLRKIPPHRILAINRAEKEGVIRAKVTLEIDDIIIYLKRHILKNKSKIAEKIKYNPNTTPIISDAINDSYKRLIAPAIEREIRSFLTKKAEEKSIKVFAQNLNQLLMESPLAGKTILGWDPAFKTGCKLAIIDETGKVLETALIYPTEPQNKVAESKKVVRDLIKKHDIDVIAIGNGTASRESEEIVSDIIKDTDVEYIIVNEAGASVYSASKLADEEFPDFSEGERSAVSIARRLQDPLAELVKIDPKSIGVGQYQHDMNQKQLTESLSGVVEKVVNEVGVDLNTASPSLLNYVSGLNKTTSKNIIEYRDKNGSFKNRKELLNVKKLGKKTFEQCAGFVKIDNPEYPLDNTTIHPESYDATLKLLKGLGYSLDDIGKENLKLDNLKLDEISKDYDIGVETLKDIIHELKKPGRDPRDDMPKPKLRKNVLSIEDLEEGMILEGTVRNIVDFGAFVDIGVHQDGLVHKSQLANKFVKHPLDIVNVGEIVNVKVLDVDIKRNRIQLSMKI from the coding sequence ATGATAAATCAAACACTGGAAAAAGAATTAAATCTCAAAAATTGGCAAGTGAAAAAAGTAATAAAACTGATTGATGAAGGAAATACAATCCCATTCATTGCAAGATATAGAAAAGATGTAACAGGTTCACTTAACGATGAAGTATTAAGAAAATTCGATGAAAGATTAAAATATCTTAGAAATCTTGAAGAAAAAAAAACTAAAATTATCGAAAGAATTCGTAGTCTGGATAAATTAAACGAACAGCTTAAAAACGATATTTTAAATGCAAAAACATTAGTTGAACTTGAGGATTTATACAGACCATATAAAAGTAAAAAACATACAAGAGCTACAGTTGCTAAAGAAAAAGGTCTGGAAGCATTGGCCAATATTATTTTAAAGCAGGACACTGAAAAACCTATTTTGGAAATAGCTAAAAAATATATTAACCCAAAAAAAGATGTAAACACTGCTGAAGAAGCAATTGAAGGTGCAAAAGATATTATCGCTGAGATAATATCAGACAATTCTCTTTTTAGAAAAAAAATAAGGCAGAATACTTTTTATACTGGTAAAATTGAATGTAAAGTAAAAAATAAAGATATTTCATCACAATATGAAGATTATTATGAGTATTTTGAAGATTTAAGAAAGATTCCTCCTCACAGAATTCTTGCCATCAACAGGGCTGAAAAAGAAGGTGTTATTAGAGCAAAAGTTACACTTGAAATAGATGATATCATCATTTATTTAAAAAGACATATTCTTAAAAATAAATCCAAAATTGCTGAAAAAATAAAATATAATCCCAATACAACTCCAATTATCTCAGATGCTATAAATGATTCCTATAAACGATTAATAGCACCTGCAATTGAGCGGGAAATTAGAAGTTTTCTAACTAAAAAAGCGGAAGAAAAATCAATTAAAGTATTTGCACAAAACTTAAATCAGCTTTTAATGGAATCTCCATTGGCCGGAAAAACCATTCTTGGATGGGATCCTGCTTTTAAAACAGGATGTAAACTAGCAATTATTGATGAGACTGGGAAAGTACTTGAAACTGCATTGATTTATCCGACAGAACCGCAAAATAAAGTAGCTGAATCTAAAAAAGTAGTTCGTGATTTAATTAAAAAACATGACATTGATGTCATTGCAATAGGTAATGGAACAGCATCAAGAGAATCAGAAGAGATTGTATCGGATATCATAAAAGATACTGATGTTGAATACATTATTGTAAATGAAGCAGGAGCATCTGTTTATTCAGCAAGCAAATTGGCTGATGAAGAGTTTCCTGATTTTTCAGAAGGTGAACGCAGTGCAGTCAGTATTGCCCGAAGACTTCAAGATCCACTAGCCGAACTTGTAAAAATCGACCCGAAATCTATTGGGGTGGGCCAATACCAGCATGATATGAATCAAAAGCAATTAACAGAATCACTGAGTGGTGTTGTTGAAAAAGTAGTAAATGAAGTCGGTGTTGATTTAAATACCGCATCTCCTAGCCTACTTAACTATGTTTCAGGGCTCAATAAAACCACATCCAAAAATATTATAGAATATAGGGATAAAAATGGCAGCTTTAAAAACAGAAAAGAACTGCTTAATGTTAAAAAATTAGGAAAAAAGACTTTTGAGCAATGTGCGGGTTTTGTAAAAATCGATAATCCGGAATATCCTCTCGACAATACAACGATACACCCTGAATCATATGATGCAACATTAAAACTTTTAAAAGGATTAGGTTACTCTTTAGATGATATTGGTAAGGAAAATTTAAAATTAGACAATTTAAAACTGGATGAAATATCTAAAGATTATGATATCGGTGTTGAAACTCTAAAGGACATCATTCATGAACTTAAAAAGCCCGGTCGTGACCCACGTGACGATATGCCAAAACCAAAATTAAGGAAAAATGTTTTGTCTATTGAAGATTTGGAGGAAGGCATGATTTTAGAGGGAACTGTTAGAAACATAGTTGATTTTGGTGCATTTGTTGACATTGGAGTTCATCAGGATGGTTTAGTCCATAAATCACAGCTGGCAAACAAATTTGTTAAACATCCTCTCGACATTGTTAATGTTGGTGAAATAGTTAATGTTAAGGTTCTGGATGTTGACATCAAAAGAAATAGGATTCAATTGTCAATGAAAATTTAA
- a CDS encoding putative glycoside hydrolase has translation MLILLLTLSVVFSVAVVSAIDANSSDNHHIIQNDSSVNYENQEINHPPKNHHPPKHDFRPDEKSVSKDFDFFGLFTIFKDNKKHGYWVLSEDMKKVDLDKLSKNGVNIIFLNSYAFTEHGQRDVLDWIKQANDHGIEVHIWMQIFNTGDWISPLKNGTPDTAYFNYKIEEAKYYAGLDGVSGLQMDYIRYEGDAYKYPNGTAAITQFVKSFSESVKKVDPSLTVSATVMPEENASYYYGQDITTIGKYVDVIVPMMYKGNYQQNSSWIQNTTEWFVNNSGDAKIWIGLQTYKSDFNVTKTPVKELMNDQKFAFDNGANGVIYFRWGLNEELENEKLN, from the coding sequence TTGTTAATTTTATTATTAACACTTTCTGTTGTTTTTTCTGTTGCAGTTGTTTCAGCAATTGATGCAAATTCATCGGACAATCACCACATAATTCAAAATGATTCAAGTGTTAATTATGAAAATCAAGAAATAAACCATCCGCCAAAAAATCACCACCCGCCAAAGCATGACTTTAGACCTGATGAAAAATCCGTTTCAAAAGATTTCGATTTCTTTGGACTTTTTACTATTTTTAAAGATAATAAAAAACATGGATATTGGGTCTTGTCAGAAGACATGAAAAAGGTCGATTTGGATAAGCTTTCCAAAAATGGAGTTAATATAATATTTTTAAACTCTTATGCATTTACCGAACATGGACAAAGAGATGTTTTAGACTGGATTAAACAGGCTAATGACCATGGAATAGAAGTTCATATATGGATGCAAATATTTAATACGGGCGACTGGATATCTCCATTGAAAAATGGTACTCCAGATACTGCATACTTTAACTACAAAATAGAAGAAGCCAAGTATTATGCAGGTCTTGATGGAGTGAGCGGACTGCAAATGGATTACATAAGATATGAAGGAGATGCTTATAAATATCCTAATGGAACCGCTGCAATAACTCAATTTGTTAAAAGTTTTTCAGAATCTGTTAAAAAGGTAGATCCAAGTTTAACCGTATCTGCAACAGTAATGCCTGAAGAGAATGCAAGCTATTATTATGGGCAGGACATTACAACAATAGGAAAATATGTTGATGTCATAGTTCCTATGATGTATAAGGGAAATTATCAGCAGAACAGTTCATGGATACAAAATACAACAGAGTGGTTTGTAAATAATTCTGGAGACGCTAAAATATGGATTGGTCTTCAAACATACAAATCCGATTTCAATGTAACCAAAACCCCAGTAAAAGAATTAATGAATGATCAAAAATTTGCTTTTGATAATGGTGCTAATGGAGTAATATACTTCAGATGGGGGCTAAACGAAGAACTTGAAAATGAAAAATTAAACTGA
- a CDS encoding helix-turn-helix domain-containing protein, protein MSEEELDEALESLDYPIRYYQRLIAMKLISTGHNHKETGEILRVSYRSINRWAKACEKNGLDGLISNFSGGKPSKLSEENKVQFKQILIECENLTMTDAQRILKDDFGIKFSLPHVCNIVRQLGFNYGKPRPKFREAPENGEEILKKTLILQK, encoded by the coding sequence ATGAGTGAAGAGGAATTAGATGAAGCTTTAGAATCTCTTGATTATCCAATAAGATATTATCAACGCTTGATAGCAATGAAATTAATATCCACAGGACATAATCATAAAGAAACGGGTGAAATTCTTAGAGTTAGTTATAGATCAATAAATAGATGGGCTAAAGCTTGCGAAAAAAACGGTTTAGATGGTTTAATTTCTAATTTTAGTGGTGGAAAACCATCAAAATTATCAGAAGAAAATAAAGTACAATTCAAACAAATTCTGATTGAATGTGAAAATCTAACAATGACAGATGCTCAAAGGATTTTAAAAGATGATTTCGGAATCAAATTCAGTCTGCCCCATGTTTGCAATATTGTAAGACAATTAGGATTTAATTACGGCAAACCGAGACCTAAATTTAGAGAAGCGCCAGAAAATGGAGAAGAAATCTTAAAAAAAACATTAATTTTGCAAAAATAA
- a CDS encoding Ig-like domain repeat protein has translation MVLVPISFASDNVTLNDDQLALNDNNDVLTSSNIYFDSHASIDGNGSKSSPYNYLTYNRLSDDSVAYFASGEYTLDGTKYFNNLTIIGQDSSNTIIKSYSLQIYSQDSLFISDITLNGLTIYNNKNFTASNVIFENNNGAYKGSYDNVFGGAIYSSKGNVLIESSTFRNNHATYGGAIYSSNTNLKVIDSTFDSNYAYKYGGAIASESNSDLTVINTLFNNCYTLTNAGGAIYAKESTLNVKKSNFTSCNATFGGAICDLNSNSIIDSINANNNIVNYQGGAIYKMYGTITVSSSSFDSNKALSGGALFIDNSSEVSIKSSKFNSNEATYEGGAIYTILNINESVTSNTYNNNKASKEKNYYKSLGYDLVIGNGNYVQFVGDFSFNGVLPSKYDLRDYNQVTSVKNQKGSGNCWAFTSLAALESCILKASTQSFDLSEENMKNVMALYSDYGWQLTTNKGGYDDMGVGYLVSWLGAIQEDLETFSDWSVLSPVLNSTIHVQNIIYLTRSDYTDNDAIKEALIKYGAVATGVYYSVSYMKSNNYYYPGTTGPNHAVTIVGWDDNYSRSNFKTSPPGDGAWICKNSWGETWGNNGYFYVSYYDTKCARLGDYDKSTYTIILNDTVHYDKNYQYDIIGITDYLITGKDTVWYKNTFNATGNELLNAFSTYFNATSEWTAQIYVNNALKLTQNGKADAGYYTFNLNQNIPLKTGDTFTIVLKISTDNLASVPISEKVRSNRILYSEGVSFFSIDGKNWIDLFNYKADMPEYGHTYDSQVACIKAFTSNQLTSNIYLNYPKVVNINSSFDIVATVKDASGSLINQGKVTFTIDSKNYTASVVNGKATIKTQLKSEGSYNILASYEDSYYSNSLVSNIINADNIITYLKISISDIYYGDKLGIDNTLTQNGLNVSGYVNVKIGSKTYSLVSNTKTSINDLFNPGKYVAIASYNNESATTSFIVSKIPLSMSLNILKTDVDSVNITVKLSKSINETVVVKVNSKSYNVKSTNGMASLSLSGLDYGEYGVKASFSNDYYQNASDSGNFSVDYIKTKLEADDLVMYYHDNSRFYVTLKDKNNNPLSNQNITILLNGVENKRTTKDDGSASLAINLNSGNYNVVVSYSGDGKYVNSTISRNITVKSTVISSDVVKYYRNGTHFYATILDYDGNKVVDVDVKMNINGVFYTRKTNSDGIARLNLNLIPGKYVLTVYNPVTGEKAANNITVLSRLVENNDLVKYYRNASRYSVKVLDDKGSPIAGVTVTFNINGVFYDRLTNSDGVASLAINLIPGKYTITAQYGYSKVSNTITVLSIIKANDITMNYRDGTKFKATILDGNGNPYPNQAVTFNINGVFYTRISDSTGVANLNINLQSGKYIITTIFNGLSASNTIVIKST, from the coding sequence ATGGTGCTAGTTCCAATATCTTTTGCTAGTGATAATGTAACTTTAAATGATGATCAGCTAGCATTAAATGATAATAATGATGTATTAACTTCATCAAATATTTATTTTGATTCACATGCATCAATTGATGGAAACGGTTCGAAATCAAGCCCTTATAATTATTTAACATATAATAGATTGTCTGATGATAGTGTCGCTTATTTTGCAAGTGGGGAATATACTTTGGATGGAACGAAATATTTTAATAATTTAACAATTATAGGTCAGGATTCTTCAAACACGATTATTAAAAGCTATTCTCTACAGATTTATTCTCAAGATTCTTTATTCATTTCTGATATTACATTAAACGGTTTAACAATTTATAATAATAAAAATTTCACAGCATCTAATGTTATTTTTGAAAATAATAATGGTGCATATAAGGGAAGTTATGATAATGTATTTGGCGGTGCAATATACTCTTCTAAAGGAAATGTATTGATTGAGTCATCTACCTTTAGGAATAATCATGCTACATATGGTGGGGCTATATATTCATCCAATACAAATTTAAAAGTCATAGACTCTACTTTTGATAGTAACTATGCTTATAAATATGGTGGTGCGATAGCCAGTGAAAGCAATTCGGATTTAACTGTAATAAACACATTATTTAATAATTGCTATACTTTGACGAATGCCGGTGGGGCTATTTATGCAAAGGAATCTACATTAAATGTTAAGAAATCTAATTTCACATCATGTAATGCAACTTTTGGAGGAGCAATATGTGATTTGAATTCCAATTCGATTATTGATTCAATAAATGCTAATAATAATATAGTTAATTATCAGGGTGGAGCTATTTATAAAATGTATGGTACAATAACTGTTTCATCATCTTCATTCGACTCAAACAAAGCATTAAGCGGCGGTGCTCTTTTTATAGATAATTCATCAGAAGTTTCAATCAAATCATCTAAATTCAATTCCAATGAAGCAACTTATGAAGGCGGAGCGATTTACACGATTTTAAATATAAATGAAAGTGTAACCTCAAATACATATAATAATAACAAGGCTTCAAAAGAAAAAAATTATTATAAAAGTTTGGGATATGATTTAGTTATAGGAAACGGAAATTACGTACAATTTGTTGGCGATTTTTCATTTAATGGAGTTTTACCTTCAAAATATGATTTGAGAGATTATAACCAGGTAACTTCAGTTAAAAATCAAAAAGGTAGCGGTAATTGCTGGGCATTTACTTCTCTTGCAGCTTTGGAATCATGTATTTTAAAGGCATCTACACAAAGTTTTGACTTGTCTGAAGAGAACATGAAAAATGTCATGGCGCTTTATTCTGATTATGGTTGGCAGCTAACAACTAATAAAGGTGGATATGATGATATGGGTGTTGGTTATCTTGTAAGCTGGTTAGGTGCTATACAAGAAGATTTAGAAACATTCAGTGATTGGTCTGTTTTATCTCCTGTTTTAAACAGTACTATTCATGTTCAAAATATTATTTACTTAACACGCAGTGATTATACAGATAATGATGCTATTAAAGAAGCTCTTATTAAGTATGGTGCTGTAGCTACAGGTGTTTATTATTCTGTTTCATATATGAAATCGAATAATTATTATTACCCGGGTACAACAGGACCAAATCATGCAGTAACAATTGTCGGATGGGATGATAATTATTCCAGGAGCAATTTTAAAACTTCTCCTCCTGGAGACGGAGCCTGGATATGTAAAAATAGCTGGGGTGAGACATGGGGAAATAACGGTTATTTCTATGTTTCATATTATGATACAAAATGTGCAAGACTTGGAGATTATGATAAATCCACATATACCATTATTTTAAATGACACAGTTCATTATGATAAAAATTATCAGTATGATATTATTGGAATCACTGATTATTTAATTACAGGTAAAGATACTGTTTGGTATAAAAATACTTTCAATGCAACAGGTAATGAACTTTTAAATGCATTTTCTACCTATTTTAATGCAACATCTGAATGGACAGCTCAAATTTATGTTAATAATGCATTAAAGCTCACTCAAAACGGAAAAGCGGATGCCGGATATTATACTTTTAATCTAAATCAGAATATTCCTTTAAAAACAGGCGATACATTCACTATCGTTTTGAAAATTTCAACTGATAATCTTGCATCAGTTCCTATTTCAGAAAAGGTCAGATCAAATAGGATTCTTTACTCAGAAGGTGTTTCATTTTTCAGTATTGATGGTAAAAATTGGATTGATTTATTTAATTATAAAGCCGACATGCCGGAATATGGCCATACATATGATTCACAGGTGGCATGTATAAAGGCATTCACTTCTAATCAATTAACTTCTAATATTTATCTTAACTATCCGAAAGTTGTTAATATCAATTCTTCATTTGATATTGTGGCTACTGTTAAAGATGCTTCAGGCAGTTTAATTAATCAGGGTAAGGTAACTTTTACAATTGACTCTAAAAATTACACGGCTTCTGTTGTAAATGGAAAAGCAACAATTAAAACTCAGCTGAAATCTGAAGGAAGTTATAATATTTTAGCAAGTTATGAAGATAGTTATTATTCTAATTCTCTCGTTTCAAATATTATTAATGCAGATAATATAATCACTTATTTGAAAATAAGCATTTCAGATATTTATTACGGAGATAAACTGGGCATCGATAATACATTAACTCAAAACGGGTTAAATGTATCCGGATATGTTAATGTAAAAATTGGATCTAAAACCTATTCACTTGTTTCAAATACAAAAACATCAATAAACGATTTATTTAATCCGGGTAAATATGTTGCTATAGCTTCTTATAATAATGAATCTGCAACTACAAGTTTCATTGTAAGTAAGATACCTTTATCTATGAGTTTAAATATTTTAAAAACCGATGTTGATTCTGTCAATATTACAGTAAAACTTTCAAAATCAATTAATGAAACTGTTGTCGTTAAAGTAAATTCTAAATCTTATAATGTTAAATCAACCAATGGTATGGCTTCATTATCATTATCTGGTTTGGATTATGGAGAATATGGAGTTAAAGCTTCATTTTCTAATGATTATTATCAGAATGCTTCTGATAGCGGTAACTTTAGTGTAGATTATATCAAAACAAAATTGGAAGCTGATGATTTGGTAATGTATTATCATGATAACTCTAGATTCTATGTTACTTTAAAAGATAAAAATAACAATCCATTATCAAACCAAAACATAACTATTCTTCTTAATGGTGTTGAAAATAAAAGAACAACTAAAGATGACGGTTCTGCATCATTAGCTATAAATTTAAACAGCGGTAATTATAATGTTGTGGTTTCATATTCTGGTGATGGAAAATATGTGAATTCAACGATTTCTAGAAATATAACAGTCAAATCGACTGTCATATCATCTGATGTTGTTAAATATTATAGAAATGGAACTCATTTTTATGCAACAATTTTGGATTATGATGGTAATAAAGTTGTTGATGTTGATGTGAAAATGAATATTAATGGTGTTTTTTATACTAGAAAAACCAACTCTGATGGTATTGCTAGATTAAATCTTAATTTGATTCCTGGAAAATATGTATTGACTGTGTATAATCCCGTAACTGGTGAAAAAGCAGCAAATAACATAACTGTCTTGTCAAGATTGGTTGAAAACAATGATTTGGTTAAATATTATAGAAATGCATCAAGATATTCTGTTAAAGTTCTTGATGATAAGGGATCTCCTATTGCGGGAGTTACTGTAACGTTTAACATCAATGGGGTATTTTATGACCGTTTAACTAATTCTGATGGTGTAGCTAGTTTAGCTATTAATTTAATTCCTGGAAAGTATACAATTACTGCACAGTATGGATACTCAAAGGTATCTAACACAATCACTGTTTTAAGTATCATAAAAGCAAATGACATTACTATGAATTATAGGGATGGTACAAAATTCAAGGCTACAATCTTGGATGGTAATGGAAACCCATATCCTAATCAGGCAGTTACTTTCAACATTAATGGTGTGTTTTATACAAGAATTTCTGATTCAACAGGTGTAGCAAATTTAAATATTAACTTACAATCAGGAAAATATATAATAACAACCATATTCAACGGATTAAGTGCTTCTAATACTATCGTGATTAAAAGCACTTAA